A genome region from Clostridium pasteurianum includes the following:
- a CDS encoding DnaD domain-containing protein — protein sequence MSTFMFKEKAREVTPVSNIFIETYMTKARGEYVKVYLLGLKYCSSGEPGVNSSMMASKLHLLETDIINAWNYWNDENVIKLIPIDNKGNFHIQFLDLAEEAPEDENVDLLNELNNNSIKGMLQDIEKLLGRTLSPKEMSTYIGWQKEFDFSPELILLLIQYAVSKGKTNYRYIEKIALSWHDSKIKSVEDAQTYITKHEDKWIKIRKILDYLGIKDAEIMKPQEQLLTKWLESFGFPLDVIFRASDICFQRISKTDFKYIDAILTNWFKSGIKTLTDVDTKDIKKPSYKKQKTGNFNNKDNFNNYNQRKYDYDDLEKKLLGWDNDND from the coding sequence ATGAGTACTTTCATGTTTAAGGAAAAAGCACGCGAGGTTACTCCTGTTAGTAATATATTTATTGAAACTTACATGACAAAAGCAAGAGGCGAATATGTGAAAGTATATTTATTAGGCTTAAAATACTGTTCTTCAGGTGAACCAGGTGTGAACTCTTCCATGATGGCTTCAAAACTTCATTTGCTTGAAACGGACATAATAAATGCCTGGAATTACTGGAACGATGAAAATGTCATAAAACTTATACCAATAGATAATAAAGGTAATTTTCACATACAATTTTTAGATTTAGCCGAAGAAGCTCCTGAAGATGAAAATGTAGACTTACTAAATGAACTAAACAACAATTCCATAAAAGGGATGCTTCAGGATATAGAAAAATTACTTGGAAGAACTCTTTCACCTAAAGAAATGTCTACATATATAGGTTGGCAGAAAGAATTTGACTTTTCTCCTGAACTCATACTTCTACTCATACAATATGCTGTTTCAAAGGGAAAAACGAACTATAGATATATCGAAAAAATAGCTCTATCCTGGCACGATTCTAAAATAAAATCCGTAGAAGATGCTCAAACTTATATAACAAAGCATGAGGATAAATGGATAAAAATAAGAAAAATTCTAGATTATCTTGGAATTAAAGATGCAGAAATAATGAAACCACAAGAGCAGCTATTAACTAAATGGCTAGAATCTTTTGGTTTTCCACTTGACGTTATTTTCAGAGCTTCCGATATATGCTTTCAAAGAATAAGTAAAACTGATTTTAAATATATAGATGCAATTTTAACTAATTGGTTTAAATCTGGAATTAAAACGCTTACTGATGTAGATACAAAAGATATTAAAAAGCCATCATATAAAAAACAAAAAACTGGCAATTTTAATAATAAGGATAATTTTAATAACTATAACCAGCGAAAATATGATTACGATGATTTAGAGAAAAAATTGTTAGGATGGGATAATGACAATGATTAA
- a CDS encoding competence/damage-inducible protein A: MKVEILCVGTELLLGDILNTNAQFLAREFAGMGFSMYHQTVVGDNVDRLKKEFELAINRADIVITTGGLGPTKDDLTKETAAEYFNKKLVFDKESYDEIVKYFNKLGREISENNRKQAYFPDGCTILKNDYGTAPGCIIDESGKIVILLPGPPREVVPMFKNYVVPYLKKYQKEVLVSKVLRVTGIGEGNAAEMLKDLIDNQTNPTIAPYAKENEVTFRITAKAESEKEALNLIEPMEKAVKQRLGDNVYGEGETSLEDVVGAMLIQKNLTIATAESCTGGLLAGRFINYPGISEVFMDGAVTYSNTAKTHRLGVKKETLDKYGAVSSETAAEMAQGIAKTSGTDIGVSTTGIAGPGGGTKEKPIGLVYAGLCIKGKVKTKKFNIPGDRQRVRNRVVNNVIDWIRREIKDM, encoded by the coding sequence ATGAAGGTTGAAATATTATGTGTAGGAACAGAATTATTGTTAGGAGATATTTTAAATACTAATGCCCAATTTTTAGCTAGAGAGTTTGCCGGTATGGGATTTTCTATGTATCATCAAACTGTGGTTGGAGATAATGTGGATAGGCTAAAAAAAGAATTTGAACTTGCAATTAATAGAGCAGATATTGTTATAACTACAGGGGGACTTGGCCCTACTAAAGATGATCTAACTAAAGAAACGGCAGCAGAGTATTTTAATAAGAAGCTTGTTTTTGACAAAGAATCCTATGATGAAATAGTTAAGTATTTTAATAAGCTAGGAAGAGAAATAAGCGAAAATAATAGAAAGCAGGCATATTTTCCTGATGGGTGTACTATATTAAAAAACGATTATGGCACAGCACCAGGATGCATAATTGATGAAAGTGGAAAGATAGTTATTTTATTACCAGGACCTCCAAGAGAAGTAGTGCCTATGTTTAAGAATTATGTAGTACCATATCTTAAAAAATATCAAAAGGAAGTTTTAGTCTCTAAAGTATTAAGAGTTACTGGAATAGGCGAGGGAAATGCAGCTGAGATGCTTAAGGACTTAATAGATAATCAAACTAATCCCACTATTGCACCTTATGCTAAAGAAAATGAAGTTACGTTTAGAATAACCGCTAAAGCTGAAAGTGAAAAAGAGGCTTTAAATCTTATAGAGCCTATGGAAAAGGCTGTAAAGCAGCGCCTTGGTGATAATGTGTATGGAGAAGGAGAAACATCACTAGAAGATGTAGTTGGGGCTATGCTTATACAAAAAAATCTTACTATAGCTACAGCTGAATCTTGTACAGGGGGACTTTTGGCAGGAAGATTTATAAATTATCCGGGAATATCAGAAGTGTTTATGGATGGAGCAGTTACATATAGTAATACTGCTAAAACCCATCGATTAGGAGTTAAAAAAGAAACCCTTGATAAATATGGTGCTGTAAGTAGCGAGACAGCAGCAGAGATGGCTCAAGGTATAGCAAAGACGTCAGGTACTGATATTGGTGTTTCTACAACAGGAATAGCTGGACCTGGGGGTGGGACAAAGGAAAAGCCTATTGGACTTGTCTATGCAGGTCTTTGTATAAAAGGAAAGGTAAAAACTAAAAAGTTTAATATTCCAGGTGACAGGCAAAGAGTGAGAAATAGGGTAGTAAACAATGTAATTGATTGGATTAGAAGAGAAATAAAAGATATGTAA